From Brevibacillus marinus, a single genomic window includes:
- the fabD gene encoding ACP S-malonyltransferase, producing the protein MRKIAFVFPGQGSQYVGMGAELAEHSEAARQVFAEADRALGFSLSSLCFAGPEEELRLTVNTQPAILTVSVAVLAALREKLPDVQPAFLAGHSLGEYSALVAAGALRFADAVRTVRARGQFMEEAVPSGQGAMAAVLGMERAELQRVCEEVSAGGAPVQLANLNCPGQIVISGSAAGVSLAAEKARERGAKRVMPLNVSGPFHSSLMAPAAEKLAAVLESVPLADAAVPVVANVSARPVQQAEAIKQSLVEQVSAPVLWEDSVLYMVEQGVNTFVEIGPGKVLAGLIKKIAPREAAVHSVQDVSSLEQLINGGVLC; encoded by the coding sequence ATGCGTAAGATCGCGTTTGTCTTTCCCGGGCAGGGGTCGCAGTACGTCGGAATGGGAGCGGAACTGGCCGAACATTCGGAAGCGGCCCGCCAGGTGTTTGCCGAAGCGGATCGCGCGCTGGGCTTCTCCCTCTCCTCCCTCTGTTTCGCCGGCCCGGAGGAGGAACTGCGCTTGACGGTCAATACGCAGCCGGCTATTTTGACCGTCAGCGTGGCTGTGCTCGCCGCACTGCGCGAGAAGCTGCCGGACGTGCAGCCCGCTTTTTTGGCCGGCCACAGTCTTGGCGAGTATTCCGCTCTGGTGGCGGCGGGAGCGCTTCGCTTTGCCGATGCCGTGCGCACGGTTCGCGCGCGCGGGCAGTTCATGGAAGAAGCGGTTCCCAGCGGGCAGGGAGCAATGGCTGCTGTGCTCGGGATGGAGCGGGCAGAACTGCAGCGCGTCTGCGAGGAAGTGAGCGCGGGCGGCGCGCCGGTGCAATTGGCCAACCTCAACTGCCCCGGGCAAATCGTCATCTCGGGCAGCGCCGCGGGGGTCAGCCTGGCTGCCGAAAAGGCGCGGGAAAGAGGGGCCAAGCGGGTGATGCCGCTTAACGTGAGCGGTCCGTTTCACTCTTCCCTGATGGCGCCGGCGGCGGAAAAGCTGGCTGCCGTACTGGAAAGCGTGCCGCTTGCGGACGCTGCGGTACCGGTGGTGGCCAATGTGTCGGCTCGTCCGGTACAGCAGGCGGAAGCGATCAAGCAAAGCCTGGTGGAGCAGGTTTCCGCCCCTGTCCTGTGGGAAGATTCCGTCCTGTACATGGTCGAGCAGGGTGTGAACACGTTCGTCGAGATCGGACCCGGCAAAGTGCTGGCCGGCCTGATCAAAAAAATCGCCCCGCGAGAGGCGGCAGTCCATTCCGTGCAGGACGTGTCCTCGCTGGAACAACTGATAAACGGAGGGGTATTATGCTGA
- the fabG gene encoding 3-oxoacyl-[acyl-carrier-protein] reductase, which translates to MLTGKVALVTGASRGIGRAIALRLAEAGADVIVNYAGNEALAQAVVEQIASMGRSASKVRANVANPQEVQEMFQTILDQYGRLDVLVNNAGITRDNLLIRLKEEEWDEVIATNLKGVFNCIKAAARPMMKQRWGRIINISSVVGVLGNPGQANYAAAKAGVIGLTKTSARELASRNITVNVVAPGFIETDMTDKLPEEVKTAMLNQIPLGRFGQVDDVAQLVCFLASDAAGYITGQTLHVDGGMYM; encoded by the coding sequence ATGCTGACAGGTAAAGTGGCCCTGGTCACCGGCGCATCCCGCGGGATCGGCAGGGCAATCGCGCTGCGGCTGGCCGAGGCGGGCGCCGATGTGATCGTCAACTACGCGGGCAATGAAGCATTGGCGCAGGCGGTAGTGGAGCAGATTGCCTCCATGGGGCGTTCCGCCAGCAAAGTGCGCGCCAATGTGGCCAATCCGCAAGAGGTACAGGAGATGTTTCAGACGATATTGGACCAGTACGGGCGGCTCGACGTCCTGGTCAACAACGCCGGCATCACCCGCGACAACCTCTTGATCCGGCTGAAGGAAGAAGAGTGGGATGAGGTGATCGCGACCAACCTGAAAGGCGTGTTTAACTGCATCAAGGCTGCCGCCCGGCCGATGATGAAGCAGCGCTGGGGGCGGATCATCAACATCTCCTCGGTGGTCGGCGTGCTGGGCAATCCCGGCCAGGCCAACTACGCGGCTGCCAAGGCAGGCGTAATCGGCCTGACAAAGACGAGCGCCCGCGAGCTGGCTTCCCGCAACATTACGGTCAACGTCGTCGCGCCCGGCTTTATCGAGACGGACATGACCGACAAGCTGCCGGAAGAGGTGAAAACGGCCATGCTCAACCAGATTCCGCTGGGCCGGTTTGGGCAGGTGGACGACGTCGCGCAGCTGGTTTGCTTCCTTGCCTCTGACGCAGCGGGCTACATTACCGGGCAGACGCTGCACGTCGACGGCGGCATGTACATGTAA
- the acpP gene encoding acyl carrier protein: protein MADTFERVKKIIVDRLNVDESKVTPEASFKEDLGADSLDVVELVMELEDEFDMEISDEDAEKISTVGEVVAYIDSHK from the coding sequence ATGGCAGACACGTTTGAACGTGTGAAGAAAATCATCGTCGACCGTCTGAACGTCGATGAATCCAAGGTAACACCGGAGGCATCGTTTAAAGAAGATCTGGGTGCAGACTCCCTGGATGTCGTGGAGCTCGTCATGGAACTGGAGGACGAGTTTGACATGGAGATTTCCGACGAAGACGCTGAAAAAATCTCAACTGTGGGTGAAGTCGTGGCTTACATAGACTCCCACAAGTAA
- the fabF gene encoding beta-ketoacyl-ACP synthase II encodes MRRRVVITGAGVISPIGNDVTTFWNNLLAGKSGIGRVTSFDVSDYPTQIAGEVKDFNAEAFMDKKEIRRTDRFVQFAVAAAKMAVQDAGLEIGEHNAHRVGVYIGSGIGGLATWEEQHTALMEKGPRRVSPFFIPMMIANMATGQVSIELGAKGPASSAITACATSTNTIGDAFKLVQYGKADVMVTGGAEATIRPLAFAGFCSAKAMSTRNEEPEKASRPFDRDRDGFVMGEGAGVVVLEELEHAKRRGAPIIAEVIGYGMSADAYHITAPSPGGEGAARCMQDALDDAGIAPTQVGYINAHGTSTPAGDIAETMAIKTVFGEHAYRLAVSSTKSMTGHLLGATGGIEAIATALALREQILPPTINLENPDPECDLDYVPNEARRADIEVALSNTFGFGGHNATIVLKRYTP; translated from the coding sequence ATGAGACGCAGAGTGGTGATTACCGGCGCCGGCGTGATTTCACCGATTGGCAATGACGTGACGACGTTTTGGAACAACCTGCTCGCCGGAAAGTCGGGTATCGGCAGGGTCACGTCCTTTGATGTTTCCGATTATCCGACGCAGATCGCGGGCGAGGTAAAAGATTTTAACGCCGAAGCGTTCATGGATAAAAAGGAGATCAGGCGCACTGACCGCTTCGTCCAGTTTGCCGTCGCCGCGGCAAAAATGGCCGTACAGGACGCCGGATTGGAAATTGGCGAGCACAACGCCCATCGGGTCGGCGTGTATATCGGATCAGGCATCGGCGGGCTTGCGACGTGGGAAGAACAGCATACCGCACTGATGGAGAAAGGGCCGCGGCGGGTGAGTCCCTTTTTCATCCCGATGATGATCGCCAACATGGCGACCGGCCAGGTCTCGATCGAACTGGGGGCGAAAGGGCCGGCTTCCAGTGCGATTACCGCTTGTGCGACCAGTACCAACACGATCGGCGACGCGTTCAAGCTGGTGCAGTACGGGAAAGCGGATGTGATGGTGACCGGCGGTGCGGAAGCGACGATCCGTCCGTTGGCCTTCGCCGGTTTCTGCTCAGCGAAAGCGATGTCGACGCGAAACGAGGAACCGGAAAAGGCGAGCAGGCCGTTTGACCGCGATCGCGACGGCTTCGTCATGGGAGAAGGAGCAGGGGTTGTCGTGCTGGAAGAGTTGGAACACGCGAAAAGGCGGGGCGCCCCGATCATCGCGGAAGTGATCGGGTACGGCATGAGCGCGGATGCGTACCATATCACCGCTCCGTCGCCCGGAGGGGAAGGAGCGGCGCGCTGCATGCAGGATGCGCTGGACGACGCCGGAATCGCGCCAACTCAGGTGGGGTATATTAATGCACACGGTACCTCCACCCCGGCGGGTGACATCGCGGAGACCATGGCGATCAAGACCGTCTTTGGCGAACACGCTTATCGGCTGGCGGTCAGCTCGACCAAGTCGATGACCGGGCATTTGCTGGGGGCGACAGGGGGAATCGAGGCGATCGCAACTGCCTTGGCCCTTCGCGAGCAAATCCTGCCACCAACCATCAACCTGGAAAACCCTGATCCCGAGTGCGATCTGGACTACGTGCCCAACGAGGCGCGGCGGGCTGATATTGAAGTGGCGCTGTCCAACACCTTTGGCTTTGGTGGACACAACGCCACAATCGTCTTGAAGAGGTACACCCCGTAA
- the rnc gene encoding ribonuclease III, whose protein sequence is MNFAQLQEEIGIHFRDERILRQAFTHSSYVNEQKGKRIADNERLEFLGDAVLELTVSWFLYKSFPHMSEGEMTKLRAAIVCEPSLVKFAEMLRFGELVLLGKGEELTGGRQRPALLADVFEAFIGALYLDQGLEVVFRFMEKYVYPRIDKGEFTQITDFKSQLQEFVQQENMGDIHYRIIQEKGPAHNREFVSEVLLNDKPLGTGTGRSKKEAEQRAAAHALMVLGNK, encoded by the coding sequence ATGAACTTTGCGCAGCTCCAGGAAGAGATTGGCATTCATTTTCGTGATGAACGGATTCTCAGACAGGCATTCACCCACTCATCTTATGTGAATGAACAGAAGGGAAAGCGAATTGCCGACAACGAACGGTTGGAGTTTCTCGGTGATGCCGTGTTGGAACTGACGGTTTCCTGGTTTTTGTACAAGTCGTTTCCCCACATGAGCGAGGGAGAGATGACCAAGCTCCGTGCCGCGATTGTGTGTGAGCCGTCTCTTGTCAAGTTCGCGGAAATGCTCCGCTTTGGCGAGCTGGTGCTGCTGGGAAAAGGGGAAGAGCTGACCGGCGGCAGACAGCGTCCGGCGCTGTTGGCGGATGTGTTTGAAGCGTTTATCGGGGCACTGTACCTCGATCAGGGGCTGGAAGTCGTGTTCCGATTTATGGAAAAGTACGTCTATCCGCGAATCGACAAGGGAGAGTTTACACAGATCACGGACTTTAAGAGCCAGCTGCAGGAGTTTGTACAGCAGGAAAACATGGGCGATATCCACTATCGGATCATCCAGGAGAAAGGCCCTGCCCACAATCGCGAGTTTGTGTCCGAGGTGCTGCTAAATGACAAGCCGTTAGGCACGGGGACGGGGCGTTCCAAAAAAGAAGCGGAGCAGCGGGCCGCTGCCCATGCTCTGATGGTTCTCGGAAACAAGTGA